GGACATGTCTTCAATAACTATTTCGGCAAGATCAAGACCCGGATTTTTATTTTAATTGAACGAGCGCTGGCCATGATTTCAGACCAGGTGATCACCATCAGCCCGGAGCAATACCGCGACATCACCGCGACCTACCGGATCGCCTCTCCGGGAAAGGTGTCGATGATTCGGCTGGGACTCGATTTGGAACCTCTGCGGAATTTGCCACACTCCGATGTGCTCCGCAGATCTCTGGATCTTCCGGAGGGGTCCATTTTGATGGGCTTTATCGGCAGACTGGTCCCGATCAAGAATCTGGGCATGGCTTTGCACGTTCTGGAGCGGCTGCTTCTGGAAAACCAAGCTTACCATCTCTGTATCGCCGGGGACGGCCCGGAAAAGGCGCAGTGGCAACAGTACAGTGAGGAGAAGGGGCTCACCGAACATGTACACTTTCTGGGATGGGTGGAGCGCATCGCCTATATTCTCTCCGGCATTGACATTTTGATATTGACCTCCCGCAATGAAGGCACGCCTATTGCGGTCATCGAGGCAATGGCCAGCCGGGTCCCGGTCATCGCCACGGCTGTCGGCGGTGTGCCAGACCTCATTCAGAATGAGCGCACCGGTTTCACGGTGCCTTCCGATGATGTCGAAGCGATGGTCCGGTATATCACCCGGGTTACGCAAGCCCCGGAAAGCCTTGGCGATCTGAAGAAGGCTGCAGAGGAAGAGATCTATGCAAAATATGAATATCATCATCTGGTACGGGAGATCGATCAGCTCTATTCCCGGCTCTACTTCAATAAGACCCGGCATCTGCAGCAGAATGCTCTTCCACACTGATCGGCCACTGTCTTCGACGCCTTGCCTCACTCTCCCCGTTTGATATCCGCACCTTAGCCCACGAAATTGAAATTTGGCAAGGTTATTGCAATAGGCACAGAAATATCCGGCGGTT
The DNA window shown above is from bacterium and carries:
- a CDS encoding glycosyltransferase family 4 protein, whose amino-acid sequence is GHVFNNYFGKIKTRIFILIERALAMISDQVITISPEQYRDITATYRIASPGKVSMIRLGLDLEPLRNLPHSDVLRRSLDLPEGSILMGFIGRLVPIKNLGMALHVLERLLLENQAYHLCIAGDGPEKAQWQQYSEEKGLTEHVHFLGWVERIAYILSGIDILILTSRNEGTPIAVIEAMASRVPVIATAVGGVPDLIQNERTGFTVPSDDVEAMVRYITRVTQAPESLGDLKKAAEEEIYAKYEYHHLVREIDQLYSRLYFNKTRHLQQNALPH